From one Thalassospira lucentensis genomic stretch:
- a CDS encoding copper homeostasis protein CutC: protein MTAGIKPLLEICVESFDDAMVAARAGADRIEYCAALAVGGVTPSAGAMAHLRDIPVPCRVMIRPRPGDFIYGASDVAMMKHDIALARDHGAEGIVIGAATPDGRLDRDMLADLLSVAGGLGATLHRVFDAVPDPFDALEGAIDLGFDRILTSGQQPTAEQGADMIARLITQADGRITILPGSGITPENAAKLLRTTGATELHASCKKANPAGDGYAAGRVATDGEIVRALKAGMSG from the coding sequence ATGACAGCCGGGATCAAACCGCTTCTGGAAATCTGTGTTGAAAGTTTTGACGATGCGATGGTGGCCGCGCGCGCCGGGGCGGACCGCATTGAATATTGCGCCGCCCTGGCGGTCGGCGGGGTGACGCCAAGTGCCGGGGCGATGGCCCATTTGCGCGATATTCCCGTGCCCTGCCGGGTGATGATCCGGCCACGGCCCGGCGATTTCATCTATGGCGCGTCTGACGTGGCGATGATGAAACACGACATCGCCCTTGCCCGCGACCATGGGGCAGAGGGGATCGTGATTGGCGCGGCGACACCGGACGGGCGGCTTGATCGCGACATGCTGGCCGATCTTCTGTCCGTGGCGGGCGGGCTTGGGGCGACATTGCATCGGGTGTTTGACGCGGTGCCCGATCCGTTCGACGCGCTTGAAGGTGCCATCGACCTTGGCTTTGACCGCATCCTGACATCAGGCCAGCAGCCGACCGCCGAACAGGGGGCGGACATGATTGCGCGCCTGATCACACAGGCCGACGGACGGATCACGATCCTGCCCGGATCCGGCATCACGCCGGAAAATGCGGCAAAATTGCTGCGCACAACCGGGGCAACGGAACTGCATGCATCGTGCAAAAAAGCGAACCCGGCGGGGGACGGTTACGCCGCCGGACGGGTCGCCACCGATGGCGAAATCGTCCGGGCGCTTAAGGCGGGGATGAGCGGATAA
- a CDS encoding ROK family protein: MHYAFDIGGSKIEFGAFDASGDIRSQIKVPTPTQDRDAFVAAIAGLIADADREFGENADIGISFAGGLDPKTGAVISANIPAIKGWPFGPELSKILNRDVRVANDADCFALAEARGGAAKGARTVFAIILGTGVGGGIVVDGQFIGGRSGIRGEWGHGNDVSGALIRHGLASVVCGCGRNGCLDAWGGARGLERIYAQIAGLSPGQERPSYEITDGWQGGDAMASRAVEIFVDLIAGELALMVNVLDPDSVPVGGGLASESRLIAMIDEAVRARVLGRYDAPLVVPGHYSRDGGLRGAAMLHLLAGGAGV, encoded by the coding sequence ATGCATTACGCATTTGATATTGGCGGATCGAAAATCGAATTCGGGGCGTTTGACGCCAGTGGTGACATCCGGTCCCAGATCAAGGTGCCGACACCAACGCAGGATCGCGATGCCTTTGTCGCGGCGATTGCCGGGCTGATTGCCGATGCCGACCGCGAATTTGGCGAGAATGCCGATATCGGCATCAGCTTTGCCGGGGGGCTTGATCCCAAGACCGGGGCGGTGATTTCGGCCAATATCCCGGCGATCAAGGGATGGCCGTTTGGCCCGGAACTTTCGAAAATCCTCAATCGTGACGTGCGGGTGGCCAATGATGCCGATTGCTTTGCGCTTGCCGAAGCACGCGGGGGTGCGGCCAAGGGCGCGCGGACGGTTTTTGCCATCATCCTTGGCACCGGGGTCGGCGGCGGCATTGTGGTGGACGGGCAGTTCATTGGCGGGCGCAGCGGCATTCGCGGCGAATGGGGACATGGCAATGATGTTTCCGGTGCGCTGATCCGCCATGGGCTTGCGAGCGTTGTGTGCGGCTGTGGCCGGAACGGGTGCCTTGATGCCTGGGGCGGGGCGCGGGGGCTTGAACGGATTTACGCGCAGATTGCCGGGCTTTCCCCCGGACAGGAACGGCCAAGTTACGAGATCACCGATGGCTGGCAGGGCGGGGATGCGATGGCAAGCCGCGCGGTGGAAATCTTTGTCGACCTGATCGCGGGGGAGCTTGCATTGATGGTCAATGTGCTCGACCCCGATAGTGTACCGGTGGGCGGGGGGCTGGCTTCTGAAAGCCGCCTGATTGCGATGATCGATGAGGCGGTGCGGGCGCGGGTTCTCGGCCGCTATGACGCGCCGCTGGTGGTGCCGGGCCATTACAGCCGCGATGGCGGGCTTCGCGGGGCGGCGATGCTGCATCTTCTGGCTGGCGGGGCGGGTGTATGA
- a CDS encoding M16 family metallopeptidase yields the protein MTVELTRLDNGMIVATDRLEHVQSVALGAWVDVGARNETPEINGISHMLEHMAFKGTRRRSALQISEEIENVGGQMNAYTSRENTAYYCKVLHEDQELAIDVIADILQNSTLDAKELERERQVILQEIGQANDTPDDIIFDYFQETALPDQALGRSILGSPENVSSLSRDDLFDFMSRRYSPKRMVFSASGKVDHQQIVDLVSSKFDNLPTHEDHEMEALRYEGGNRIEQRDLEQVHVIFGLPTVSYTDDSFYDLQVFNTLLGGGMSSRLFQEIREKRGLVYSVYSFSSHYVDGGLFSIYAGTGPNDIGELMPVMCDELVRATVDLTEEEVNRARAQLKASVVMGMESNSGRCETLARQIQIFGGPQTIEEIVAKVDAVDLERVRAAGKSLLGGTPTVTALGPVKGMPGYDDLAARLRA from the coding sequence ATGACAGTCGAGCTTACCCGGCTTGACAACGGGATGATCGTTGCGACCGACCGCCTTGAGCATGTGCAATCCGTGGCACTTGGTGCGTGGGTTGATGTGGGGGCGCGCAACGAGACGCCTGAAATCAACGGCATTTCCCATATGCTTGAACATATGGCGTTCAAGGGCACGCGGCGGCGCAGCGCGCTTCAGATTTCCGAGGAAATCGAGAATGTCGGCGGGCAGATGAATGCCTATACCTCGCGCGAGAATACGGCCTATTACTGCAAGGTCCTGCATGAAGATCAGGAACTGGCGATTGATGTGATTGCCGATATTTTGCAGAACTCGACCCTTGATGCGAAGGAACTTGAACGCGAACGTCAGGTGATCTTGCAGGAAATCGGGCAGGCCAATGACACGCCCGATGACATTATTTTCGACTATTTCCAGGAAACGGCCCTGCCGGATCAGGCGCTTGGCCGGTCGATCCTTGGCAGTCCGGAAAATGTATCGTCGCTGTCGCGTGATGATCTGTTTGATTTCATGTCGCGCCGTTACAGCCCGAAACGCATGGTGTTTTCGGCATCGGGCAAGGTTGATCATCAGCAGATTGTCGATCTGGTGTCGTCGAAATTCGATAACCTTCCGACGCATGAAGACCATGAAATGGAAGCCCTTCGCTATGAAGGCGGCAACCGGATCGAGCAGCGCGACCTTGAACAGGTGCATGTGATTTTTGGCCTGCCGACGGTGTCTTATACCGATGACAGTTTCTATGATCTGCAGGTGTTCAACACGTTGCTGGGCGGGGGCATGTCTTCGCGGCTGTTCCAGGAAATCCGTGAAAAGCGCGGGCTTGTCTATTCGGTTTATAGCTTCTCGTCACACTATGTCGATGGCGGGCTGTTTTCGATTTATGCCGGGACCGGGCCAAACGACATTGGCGAATTGATGCCGGTGATGTGTGACGAGCTGGTGCGCGCCACGGTCGATTTGACCGAGGAAGAAGTGAACCGGGCGCGCGCACAGCTTAAGGCTTCGGTCGTGATGGGCATGGAAAGCAATTCCGGCCGTTGCGAAACGCTTGCGCGCCAGATCCAGATTTTCGGTGGCCCGCAAACCATCGAGGAAATCGTTGCCAAGGTTGACGCGGTTGACCTTGAACGGGTGCGTGCGGCGGGCAAGTCGCTTCTGGGCGGTACGCCGACGGTGACGGCCCTTGGCCCGGTCAAGGGCATGCCGGGTTATGATGACCTTGCGGCACGGCTGCGTGCCTGA
- the thrC gene encoding threonine synthase, translating into MRYVSTRGTAPVLQFDDVLLAGLARDGGLYVPESWPTFTADDIRALRTLTYAEVAYKVIQPFTTGSVDDAALKTILEETYAGFDHEAVAPLKQLGANDWVMELFHGPTLAFKDYALQVVGRLFDHVLAKRGERITIVGATSGDTGSAAIEACRDRENIDIFILHPKGRVSEVQRRQMTTILSDNVHNIAVEGSFDDCQDLVKALFNDHAFRDEVGLSAVNSINWARIMCQIAYYFWAGVQLGSPEREMSFSVPSGNFGNVYAGYAAMQMGLPIKQFVVGANRNDILARFFESGVMKMEGVEPSISPSMDIQVSSNFERLMFDLYDRDGLAIAGMLTKFRETGIMEMSQGQFARAQEHFDGYRLSDDETRAAIRDVLATSGELVDPHSVIGIVAGRKCNRDKSVPMVALATAHPAKFPDAVKQASGIYPDLPARLSDLYDRPEKAETMSNDVSALMAHVRAKRRAA; encoded by the coding sequence TTGCGTTATGTCAGCACGCGGGGAACCGCGCCCGTTTTGCAGTTTGATGATGTCCTTTTGGCCGGTCTGGCCCGTGATGGTGGATTGTATGTGCCCGAAAGCTGGCCGACCTTCACTGCCGATGACATCCGTGCGCTGCGAACCCTGACTTATGCCGAAGTTGCCTATAAGGTGATCCAGCCCTTCACGACCGGTTCGGTCGATGATGCGGCGCTTAAGACCATTCTTGAAGAAACCTATGCCGGGTTTGATCACGAAGCGGTCGCACCGCTTAAACAGCTTGGTGCCAATGACTGGGTGATGGAGCTTTTCCATGGTCCGACACTGGCGTTCAAGGATTATGCGTTGCAGGTGGTCGGGCGGCTGTTTGACCATGTTCTGGCCAAGCGCGGCGAACGCATCACGATTGTCGGTGCGACGTCGGGTGATACCGGGTCAGCCGCGATTGAAGCCTGCCGGGACCGGGAAAATATCGATATTTTCATCCTGCATCCGAAGGGGCGCGTTTCCGAAGTGCAGCGTCGCCAGATGACGACCATCCTGTCGGATAATGTGCATAACATCGCGGTCGAGGGATCGTTTGATGATTGTCAGGACCTGGTGAAGGCATTGTTCAATGATCATGCGTTCCGCGACGAGGTTGGTCTTTCGGCGGTCAATTCGATCAACTGGGCGCGCATCATGTGCCAGATCGCCTATTATTTCTGGGCGGGGGTGCAGCTTGGATCGCCGGAACGTGAAATGTCATTTTCCGTTCCGTCGGGCAATTTCGGCAATGTCTATGCCGGATATGCCGCGATGCAGATGGGGCTTCCGATCAAACAGTTTGTGGTCGGGGCCAATCGCAACGACATTCTCGCCCGCTTTTTCGAAAGTGGCGTGATGAAGATGGAAGGTGTCGAGCCGTCCATCAGCCCGTCGATGGATATTCAGGTCAGTTCGAATTTCGAACGGTTGATGTTTGACCTTTATGATCGCGATGGCCTTGCGATTGCCGGGATGCTGACCAAGTTCCGCGAAACCGGAATTATGGAAATGTCGCAGGGGCAGTTTGCCCGCGCACAGGAACATTTCGACGGCTATCGGCTGAGCGACGATGAAACCCGGGCGGCGATCAGGGATGTGCTGGCGACCAGTGGCGAGCTTGTTGATCCGCATTCGGTGATCGGCATTGTCGCCGGACGCAAATGCAATCGCGACAAATCGGTTCCGATGGTGGCCCTTGCGACCGCACACCCGGCGAAGTTCCCGGATGCGGTCAAACAGGCATCGGGGATTTATCCGGACTTGCCGGCACGGCTGTCTGACCTATATGACCGGCCAGAGAAGGCCGAAACCATGTCCAATGATGTCAGCGCCCTGATGGCGCATGTTCGCGCAAAGCGACGTGCGGCCTGA
- a CDS encoding Crp/Fnr family transcriptional regulator: MGITDGNKKVMDRHVYAAGQVIFREGKPGSAAFVVQEGRVEIYKTMNGDEEVILGRIEAGGLFGELALVDNEPRMASARACERTVLIAINRQMFEKKMAASDRFIKAVLRILLNNYRTVVRRAAVAEAKLKEHGITLD, encoded by the coding sequence ATGGGAATAACCGACGGCAACAAGAAAGTCATGGACCGGCATGTTTATGCCGCCGGTCAGGTCATTTTTCGGGAAGGAAAACCGGGAAGTGCGGCCTTTGTCGTGCAGGAAGGCCGGGTTGAAATCTATAAGACCATGAATGGCGACGAAGAAGTCATTCTGGGCAGGATAGAAGCCGGGGGCCTGTTTGGCGAATTGGCGCTTGTCGATAACGAGCCGCGCATGGCATCGGCGCGCGCCTGCGAACGGACGGTCCTGATTGCGATCAATCGCCAGATGTTCGAGAAAAAAATGGCGGCGTCTGACCGCTTCATCAAGGCGGTCCTGCGGATTCTTTTGAATAACTATCGCACCGTGGTGCGCCGTGCCGCCGTGGCCGAGGCCAAGCTCAAGGAACACGGGATCACGCTTGATTGA
- a CDS encoding carboxypeptidase M32, producing the protein MTDAYKSLEARFRRINVLSDIGGMLHWDMAAMMPNGGANARSEQLATLDVMANELINAPDMGDLIEAAGGENLDSWQKANLAEMKRNWVHGTAVPSDLVEKMSLAATSCEVAWRGARADNDFAGLLPKLQTVLDLSIEAGKAKAEALGTSVYDALLDQYDPMMRSDRIDSLFAELEAFLPAFTAQVIERQKSEAAPISPTGPFPVSVQNKVGLDLMKAVGFDFEHGRLDISHHPFCGGIPDDVRITTRYDETDFTSAIMGVLHETGHAMYERGLPGAWRNQPVGKARGMTLHESQSLLVEMQASRSEEFLTYAGPVFKTAFGGDDAAWNAGNLHRLYTRVEPGLIRVDADEVTYPAHVILRYRLERALIEGDMKLADLPGAWNEMMGKLLGITPPDDRDGCMQDIHWPSGAWGYFPTYTLGAMAAAQIFAAAKKARPEIPDALSRGDFSPLMGWLGENIHGKASSKSTDEILIEATGQPLGVAAFKAHMENRYGG; encoded by the coding sequence ATGACTGACGCCTATAAATCGCTTGAAGCCCGTTTTCGCCGGATCAATGTTCTGTCCGATATCGGCGGCATGCTGCATTGGGATATGGCGGCGATGATGCCCAATGGCGGGGCCAATGCCCGGTCCGAGCAACTGGCGACCCTTGATGTCATGGCAAACGAACTGATCAATGCCCCGGATATGGGCGATTTGATCGAGGCGGCGGGGGGTGAAAACCTTGATTCGTGGCAGAAGGCCAATCTGGCGGAAATGAAACGCAACTGGGTGCATGGCACGGCGGTGCCGTCCGATCTGGTGGAGAAAATGTCACTGGCGGCGACTTCGTGCGAGGTCGCGTGGCGCGGTGCGCGGGCGGATAATGATTTTGCCGGGCTTTTGCCGAAGCTTCAGACCGTGCTGGACCTGTCGATCGAGGCGGGCAAGGCCAAGGCCGAGGCGCTGGGCACGTCGGTTTATGATGCGCTTCTGGATCAGTATGATCCGATGATGCGGTCAGATCGGATCGATAGCCTGTTTGCCGAACTTGAAGCGTTCCTGCCAGCCTTTACCGCCCAGGTGATCGAACGCCAGAAATCCGAAGCGGCCCCGATCAGCCCGACCGGGCCGTTCCCGGTTTCGGTTCAGAACAAGGTCGGCCTGGACCTGATGAAGGCGGTCGGTTTTGATTTCGAGCATGGCCGTCTGGATATTTCGCATCATCCGTTCTGTGGCGGGATTCCCGATGATGTGCGCATCACGACGCGCTATGACGAAACTGATTTCACATCGGCGATCATGGGGGTTCTGCATGAAACCGGCCATGCGATGTATGAACGCGGATTGCCCGGCGCGTGGCGCAATCAGCCGGTGGGCAAGGCGCGCGGCATGACCCTGCATGAAAGCCAGTCGCTTCTGGTGGAAATGCAGGCCAGCCGGTCGGAAGAATTCCTGACCTATGCCGGGCCGGTCTTCAAGACGGCGTTTGGTGGCGATGACGCGGCATGGAATGCAGGCAACCTGCATCGGCTTTATACCCGTGTCGAACCGGGTCTGATCCGTGTGGATGCGGACGAGGTGACATATCCGGCGCATGTGATCCTGCGGTATCGGTTGGAGCGCGCCCTGATCGAAGGCGACATGAAGCTTGCCGATCTGCCGGGTGCCTGGAACGAGATGATGGGCAAGTTGCTGGGCATTACGCCGCCCGATGACAGGGATGGCTGCATGCAGGATATCCATTGGCCATCAGGTGCGTGGGGGTATTTCCCGACCTATACGCTGGGCGCGATGGCCGCCGCCCAGATTTTTGCCGCGGCGAAAAAGGCCCGGCCGGAAATCCCCGATGCACTGTCGCGTGGTGATTTCAGCCCCTTGATGGGGTGGCTTGGCGAAAATATCCATGGCAAGGCATCGAGCAAATCAACTGACGAGATATTGATCGAGGCAACCGGTCAACCGCTTGGCGTGGCGGCCTTCAAGGCCCATATGGAAAACAGGTATGGCGGGTGA
- a CDS encoding SURF1 family protein: MPLLTTRPSPAIKICAGLALVILLGLGSWQVDRLFWKQNLIAERQAQATQPPIAVPTDVAPDPAMAFRAAYAEGHFLNDQEMYLMARTRRGNIGFHLITPLEQEDGRIILVNRGWVPQDFRDPSTRPDSLIEGNVRVTGVLRLPQTRHWVQPENEPLENQWFFVDVDAMAEDSGADLASRYYLELDETEIPGGLPIGGQAKIDLPNNHLEYAITWYSLALSLIVIFILYHRRPQKDDAES; the protein is encoded by the coding sequence ATGCCGCTTCTGACGACACGCCCAAGCCCCGCGATCAAAATCTGTGCCGGTCTTGCCCTTGTGATCCTTCTGGGACTTGGGTCCTGGCAGGTGGATCGCCTGTTCTGGAAACAGAACCTGATCGCGGAACGCCAGGCGCAGGCGACCCAGCCGCCTATTGCCGTGCCGACAGATGTTGCGCCCGACCCGGCGATGGCATTCCGGGCCGCCTATGCCGAAGGCCATTTCCTGAACGATCAGGAAATGTATCTGATGGCGCGGACCCGGCGGGGCAATATCGGGTTTCATCTGATCACACCGCTTGAACAGGAAGATGGCCGGATCATTCTGGTCAATCGCGGCTGGGTGCCGCAGGATTTTCGCGATCCTTCGACCCGACCCGACAGCCTGATTGAGGGCAATGTCCGGGTAACCGGCGTACTGCGCCTGCCGCAGACCCGCCACTGGGTTCAGCCGGAAAACGAACCGCTGGAAAACCAGTGGTTCTTTGTCGATGTCGATGCGATGGCCGAGGATAGCGGGGCGGATCTTGCCAGCCGGTATTATCTTGAACTTGATGAAACCGAAATCCCCGGCGGCTTGCCGATTGGCGGGCAGGCGAAAATCGATCTGCCGAACAATCATCTTGAATATGCGATCACCTGGTACAGCCTTGCGCTTTCGCTGATTGTGATCTTTATTCTGTATCACCGCCGCCCGCAGAAAGATGACGCCGAAAGCTGA
- a CDS encoding DUF983 domain-containing protein: MTMDYYPALSPIRTGLACKCPRCGGGKLFSGFLNVRESCSQCGLDLRGHDAGDGPAVFIIFILGFIVVPMALWVEMTYMPPLWLHAVLWFPTIIGVTLALLRPLKGLMVALQYRHRSTSEQD, from the coding sequence ATGACCATGGATTACTATCCAGCACTTTCCCCCATCCGCACCGGGCTGGCATGCAAATGCCCCCGCTGTGGCGGGGGAAAGCTGTTTTCGGGCTTTCTGAATGTTCGCGAAAGCTGTTCGCAATGCGGTCTTGATCTTCGCGGTCATGATGCCGGTGATGGCCCGGCCGTTTTTATCATCTTCATTCTCGGTTTTATCGTGGTGCCGATGGCGCTCTGGGTCGAGATGACCTATATGCCGCCTTTGTGGCTGCATGCGGTGTTATGGTTCCCGACCATCATCGGGGTAACACTGGCCTTGCTGCGACCGTTAAAAGGCCTCATGGTGGCGCTGCAATATCGCCACCGGTCGACTTCCGAACAGGATTGA
- a CDS encoding cytochrome c oxidase subunit 3 yields the protein MSDHAQKHPFHLVDPSPWPLVAALSAGLFTGGMVMFMHSDRAPTDFWLAGLGLAGILFVMFRWWSNVISESTIYHNKVVQIGLRYGMSLFIASEVMFFVAFFWAFFHNAFIIFSPGVTEWPPAGVEVLDPWDLPFLNTLILLLSGCTLTWAHHGCLEGKKKDMVQGLAITVALGVIFLGLQAYEYSHAAFGFADGIYSSTFYMATGFHGFHVFVGTVFLAVCLVRAIKDGFKPDHHFGLEAAAWYWHFVDVVWLFLFFAVYIWGGE from the coding sequence ATGAGTGATCACGCTCAGAAACATCCGTTCCATCTGGTAGACCCGAGCCCGTGGCCGTTGGTGGCCGCGTTGTCTGCGGGACTGTTTACCGGTGGCATGGTCATGTTCATGCATTCGGATCGTGCGCCGACAGATTTCTGGCTGGCCGGACTTGGACTGGCGGGCATCCTGTTCGTGATGTTCCGCTGGTGGAGCAACGTGATCAGCGAGTCCACCATCTACCACAACAAGGTTGTGCAGATCGGCTTGCGGTACGGCATGTCGCTGTTTATCGCGTCCGAGGTGATGTTCTTTGTCGCCTTCTTCTGGGCGTTCTTCCACAACGCGTTCATTATTTTCAGCCCCGGTGTGACCGAATGGCCGCCCGCAGGTGTCGAAGTTCTTGATCCGTGGGATTTGCCGTTCCTCAACACCCTGATCCTGCTTCTGTCGGGCTGCACCCTGACCTGGGCGCATCATGGCTGCCTTGAAGGCAAGAAAAAGGACATGGTGCAGGGGCTGGCGATTACGGTTGCCCTTGGCGTCATCTTCCTGGGCCTGCAGGCTTATGAATACAGCCATGCCGCATTCGGTTTTGCCGATGGCATTTATTCGTCGACCTTCTACATGGCGACCGGTTTCCACGGTTTCCACGTGTTTGTCGGCACCGTGTTCCTTGCGGTCTGCCTTGTGCGGGCGATCAAGGACGGCTTTAAACCCGACCATCATTTCGGTCTGGAAGCCGCCGCATGGTACTGGCATTTCGTTGACGTTGTCTGGCTGTTCCTGTTCTTTGCCGTTTACATCTGGGGCGGCGAATAA
- a CDS encoding cytochrome c oxidase assembly protein: MADQKHADKTKARNKRVLLSCVAIVGGMIGLSYASVPLYALFCQVTGYGGTTQVATDAPRDVSEKTIKIRFNADVNSRLPWQFKPEQREITVKLGEDNLAYYMAENMSVKPVTGQALYNVTPLKAGQYFSKIACFCFDEQTLEPGQRVDMPVSFYVDPAIAEDPNTRDVKTITLSYTFYKTEASVEGPGGDKGKGG; encoded by the coding sequence ATGGCTGATCAGAAGCATGCGGACAAAACAAAGGCGCGTAACAAGCGCGTATTGCTGAGTTGTGTTGCCATTGTTGGCGGCATGATTGGTCTGTCATATGCCTCGGTCCCGCTTTATGCGCTGTTTTGTCAGGTGACGGGATATGGCGGCACCACACAGGTTGCCACCGATGCACCGCGCGATGTTTCGGAAAAGACGATCAAAATCCGGTTCAATGCCGATGTGAATTCCCGCCTGCCGTGGCAGTTCAAGCCCGAACAGCGTGAAATCACCGTGAAGCTGGGCGAGGACAACCTTGCCTATTACATGGCCGAAAACATGTCGGTCAAACCGGTGACCGGTCAGGCGCTTTACAATGTAACGCCGCTTAAGGCCGGGCAGTATTTCAGCAAGATCGCCTGTTTCTGTTTTGACGAGCAGACGCTTGAACCCGGTCAGCGCGTGGATATGCCTGTCAGTTTCTATGTCGATCCGGCGATTGCAGAAGACCCGAATACCAGAGACGTGAAGACCATTACCCTGTCCTATACCTTCTATAAGACCGAGGCATCGGTTGAAGGTCCGGGCGGGGATAAAGGAAAAGGAGGCTAG
- the cyoE gene encoding heme o synthase: MTKQAAQQTLAIDNIAALPVSEVRDYIALLKPGVMTLVVFTGAVGLLIAPGTLHPFLALVAIACIAVASGAAASINMWYDRDIDIHMKRTQNRPIPAGRVPADEALSLGIALSILSVTVMAVAINFAAAALLAVSIAFYVFVYTMWLKRSTPQNIVIGGAAGAFPPMIGWASVTGGIDINSIALFLIIFMWTPPHFWALALFRCGDYAKVGVPMMPVVAGEAATKKQMLIYTILLLPITLVPVATGLLGVFYGVTAVLTGLWFLRHAVRVLRNAEEKAPHKMFGYSILYLFVLFGAMVADVWIKGYLA, encoded by the coding sequence ATGACCAAGCAGGCCGCCCAGCAGACCCTTGCAATCGATAACATCGCCGCATTACCGGTATCGGAAGTGCGCGACTATATTGCGTTGCTGAAACCCGGTGTGATGACCCTTGTGGTGTTCACCGGTGCCGTGGGTCTTTTGATTGCACCGGGAACGCTTCATCCGTTCCTGGCGCTGGTTGCGATTGCCTGTATTGCCGTTGCCAGCGGTGCGGCGGCATCGATCAACATGTGGTATGACCGCGATATCGACATCCACATGAAACGCACCCAGAACCGCCCGATCCCGGCCGGCCGTGTGCCCGCCGACGAGGCGCTTTCGCTGGGGATCGCGTTATCCATCCTTTCCGTAACCGTCATGGCGGTTGCGATCAATTTTGCCGCCGCCGCCCTTCTGGCGGTGTCGATTGCGTTTTACGTGTTCGTTTACACCATGTGGCTGAAACGCAGCACGCCGCAGAATATCGTCATTGGCGGCGCCGCCGGGGCATTCCCCCCGATGATCGGCTGGGCGTCGGTGACCGGCGGGATCGATATCAATTCGATTGCGCTGTTTCTGATTATCTTTATGTGGACGCCGCCGCATTTCTGGGCGCTGGCACTGTTTCGCTGTGGCGATTATGCCAAGGTCGGCGTGCCGATGATGCCAGTCGTTGCCGGTGAGGCCGCGACCAAGAAGCAGATGCTGATCTATACGATCCTGCTGCTGCCGATCACGCTTGTGCCGGTTGCGACCGGGTTGCTGGGCGTGTTTTACGGTGTGACGGCGGTTCTGACCGGTTTGTGGTTCCTGCGCCATGCGGTTCGCGTGCTGCGCAATGCCGAGGAAAAGGCACCGCACAAGATGTTCGGATATTCGATCCTTTATCTGTTCGTCCTGTTTGGTGCGATGGTTGCCGATGTCTGGATCAAAGGATATCTGGCATGA